In bacterium, one DNA window encodes the following:
- a CDS encoding T9SS type A sorting domain-containing protein: MRNLPGFILINLFIISLFSFPSVAEDMLSQPVEEALVEVRPEGQFSSSGGIVLRIEWNNPFNPEAADSADRYTRIYYKVTEQGATIRVYSINGELVRTLVENTTEMEPTVPLQWDGRNDKGRVVGSGVYLVNLKIGKSSKTVKVVVLK, from the coding sequence ATGCGAAATTTGCCTGGGTTTATTCTGATTAATCTATTCATAATTAGTCTTTTCTCTTTTCCTTCAGTGGCGGAAGATATGCTTTCACAACCGGTAGAAGAAGCATTAGTAGAAGTCCGCCCCGAGGGACAATTTAGTTCTTCCGGCGGAATTGTCTTAAGAATTGAATGGAATAACCCCTTTAATCCCGAAGCCGCAGACTCTGCTGATCGCTACACCAGGATATACTACAAAGTGACCGAACAAGGAGCAACTATTAGAGTCTATTCAATCAATGGAGAACTTGTAAGGACATTAGTGGAAAACACAACAGAAATGGAACCTACCGTGCCCTTACAATGGGATGGGAGGAACGATAAGGGCAGGGTTGTAGGAAGCGGAGTATATCTGGTCAATCTCAAAATTGGTAAATCTTCAAAGACCGTAAAGGTTGTCGTTTTAAAATAG
- a CDS encoding SLC13 family permease, producing the protein MAKKILFMVLISLTLGILSFLAGFSLRQSFIISIFLVSILGTLFFWDFRLSFVFIGSGLLLLIHAIDLENFMKFASLDVIIFLIGMMIVVGMMKDAGFFHWLVTMFLRLKKLSGRKFFILLMLVSALLSGLMGEISSIIVMMAVILEICSFLEVDPLPMVISSVLATNIGSASTVLGNPIGILIAARSKLSFENFITFALPVSILALGLTIFILCIIYRSYLKEISLKLETHQENKNFLYLISIPPDFRTKVSMLIFGVMVLLIALHRRMEILFQLGENSMLIMLPVIFAGIVMIYRHDKARYYVEHEVEWNSLLFFMFLFAQAGVVQASGVGNILAKKILGIIGNHPKILLGSILFSSGLLSGVLDNVVVVASYVPIVKSLHMFSSNLKPVWWAILFGACFGGNITMIGSTANIVALGILEKKLNVKIAFSQWLKVGLLVGFLSMLVSYFMIIAFFRSI; encoded by the coding sequence ATGGCAAAGAAAATCTTATTTATGGTTTTGATTTCTTTAACTTTGGGAATTCTAAGTTTCCTTGCTGGTTTTTCTCTGAGACAGTCGTTCATCATCTCTATTTTTTTAGTATCAATTCTGGGGACACTATTTTTCTGGGATTTCAGATTAAGTTTCGTTTTCATAGGCAGTGGTCTTCTTCTTCTGATTCACGCAATCGACTTAGAAAATTTTATGAAGTTCGCCTCCCTGGATGTTATTATTTTTCTAATCGGAATGATGATAGTGGTGGGTATGATGAAGGATGCTGGGTTTTTTCATTGGCTGGTAACAATGTTTTTAAGATTGAAGAAGCTCAGTGGGAGAAAATTTTTTATTCTTTTGATGCTTGTTTCGGCGTTGTTATCAGGACTCATGGGGGAAATTTCCTCGATAATTGTAATGATGGCCGTCATCCTTGAAATCTGTAGTTTTCTGGAAGTTGACCCTCTGCCAATGGTTATTTCCTCAGTGTTAGCAACGAACATAGGCTCAGCTTCCACCGTATTAGGTAACCCCATAGGGATTCTGATTGCAGCGCGTAGCAAACTCTCTTTTGAAAACTTCATAACTTTTGCTCTACCTGTGTCGATTCTTGCTCTTGGTCTCACCATATTTATTCTGTGTATAATATACAGGAGTTATTTAAAAGAGATTTCTTTGAAACTAGAGACGCATCAGGAAAATAAGAATTTTTTGTACCTGATTTCTATTCCTCCGGATTTTCGCACGAAAGTCAGTATGTTAATCTTCGGCGTTATGGTATTGCTTATTGCGTTACACAGGAGAATGGAAATCCTGTTTCAGCTGGGCGAGAATTCAATGCTGATAATGCTACCGGTCATTTTTGCAGGAATAGTTATGATATATCGGCATGATAAGGCAAGATACTACGTAGAGCACGAAGTTGAATGGAATTCGCTATTATTTTTCATGTTCCTATTTGCCCAGGCAGGCGTTGTCCAGGCATCCGGTGTGGGCAATATTTTGGCAAAGAAAATTTTGGGTATTATAGGAAATCATCCAAAGATTCTATTGGGTTCAATTCTATTTTCTAGCGGACTATTGTCGGGTGTTCTTGATAATGTTGTTGTTGTTGCCTCTTATGTCCCAATAGTTAAAAGCCTACATATGTTCAGTTCCAATTTAAAACCTGTATGGTGGGCAATACTGTTTGGCGCCTGTTTTGGAGGAAATATCACGATGATAGGCTCGACTGCAAACATTGTTGCATTGGGTATTCTGGAGAAAAAACTTAATGTCAAAATTGCTTTCTCTCAATGGTTAAAGGTGGGACTGCTCGTTGGTTTTCTCAGTATGTTAGTTTCATACTTTATGATAATTGCTTTCTTCAGATCCATCTAG
- a CDS encoding PorV/PorQ family protein encodes MNKPAKSGFIFLIVLLFVAYLPNSVFSSSGIGTTTGNFLNMNFSPRAMGMGEAFCALADDVSAMHWNPAGLAFVFNPELETMHTFWLGNISHEFLGYIHPISLGTLGISASYLHMGKMDKIIRGETQGKFTVYDIYGGLAYGLPVSKSFCFGFNLMGLESRIDRNKASAFSSDVGIMLSTPNRSFSFGLVGQNLGTKMRGEKLPINIKAGLACKIKFSQERVDLSIALDANKPIEGNFNFSLGIEHVLLETFAVRAGYKYDLQKTGLSNLAGLRVGAGLRWRGLLTNYAWAPYASLGTTHMVSLGYRFGKAGRLPTVKIILQADPGVFSPNNDGMDDVTELVIAGENLEKVEEWKFRIKDKDGAIISRKSGEILPISIAWDGTDTEGKIVPDGLYTCQIETEEWGRLPAKSEWTTTLVDNTLPKAEIIITTGAFSPNGDGIDDTVTLQLKAQDANEIRSWMVEIYNKQGKLAKTFKAEEPPPQSIVWDGKDDYYKTTIPAGEYRVKLVVYDVAWNKGTSSSKKLNVEIPLPKLGKGIKVEEEERGLKITFSVKVLFGIGKSVLREDGYVAIQQAIRVLKEYPLNKVSIEGHTDSVGSSAYNQKLSKM; translated from the coding sequence ATGAACAAACCAGCTAAGTCTGGTTTTATTTTCTTAATTGTTCTTCTTTTCGTAGCATATCTTCCAAATTCAGTTTTCTCCTCATCAGGGATAGGCACTACCACAGGGAACTTCCTGAACATGAACTTTAGCCCCCGGGCTATGGGAATGGGAGAAGCATTCTGTGCTTTAGCCGATGATGTGAGCGCAATGCACTGGAACCCGGCAGGATTGGCTTTCGTTTTTAATCCAGAATTAGAGACAATGCACACTTTCTGGCTGGGTAATATAAGCCATGAATTTTTGGGTTACATCCACCCTATATCTTTGGGGACTCTGGGGATTAGCGCCTCTTATCTCCATATGGGCAAAATGGACAAAATAATACGAGGAGAAACGCAGGGCAAATTTACTGTATACGATATTTACGGAGGTTTGGCTTATGGTCTCCCCGTGTCAAAGTCCTTCTGTTTCGGCTTTAACTTAATGGGATTAGAGAGTAGAATCGACCGAAATAAAGCTTCTGCTTTTTCCTCTGATGTGGGAATTATGCTTTCCACCCCTAACCGTTCATTTTCCTTTGGATTGGTTGGGCAGAACCTGGGGACAAAGATGAGGGGTGAGAAGCTGCCTATAAATATCAAAGCCGGTTTAGCTTGTAAGATTAAATTTTCCCAGGAGAGAGTCGACCTTTCAATTGCCCTCGATGCAAATAAACCTATAGAGGGGAATTTTAATTTCTCGTTAGGGATTGAGCATGTTTTGCTGGAGACTTTTGCAGTTAGAGCGGGATATAAGTATGACTTACAAAAAACGGGCTTGAGCAATTTAGCCGGGTTGAGAGTGGGCGCAGGCTTACGTTGGAGGGGACTTCTAACGAATTATGCGTGGGCACCGTATGCTTCTCTGGGAACAACTCATATGGTCTCTTTGGGATACAGATTTGGTAAGGCAGGAAGACTCCCCACGGTAAAGATTATATTACAGGCTGATCCCGGGGTTTTCTCTCCCAATAATGATGGAATGGACGATGTCACTGAACTGGTAATAGCGGGTGAGAATTTAGAGAAAGTAGAGGAGTGGAAATTTCGAATCAAAGATAAAGACGGTGCGATTATATCAAGAAAGTCCGGAGAGATTTTACCCATCTCTATCGCTTGGGATGGAACTGATACAGAAGGCAAGATAGTTCCTGATGGACTATATACTTGTCAGATAGAGACAGAGGAGTGGGGGAGATTGCCTGCAAAGTCTGAATGGACAACGACTTTAGTTGACAATACTTTACCCAAGGCTGAGATTATTATTACTACAGGAGCATTTTCTCCCAATGGCGATGGCATAGATGATACAGTGACTCTCCAGCTTAAAGCACAAGATGCCAACGAGATAAGAAGCTGGATGGTTGAGATATACAATAAACAGGGGAAGCTGGCGAAAACTTTTAAGGCCGAAGAACCACCTCCCCAATCTATTGTCTGGGATGGTAAAGACGATTACTATAAGACAACTATTCCTGCCGGCGAATATAGGGTAAAATTAGTCGTCTATGACGTTGCCTGGAATAAGGGAACCTCTTCTTCTAAAAAATTGAACGTGGAAATACCATTACCCAAACTTGGGAAAGGGATAAAGGTAGAAGAAGAGGAGCGAGGGTTAAAGATTACTTTCTCGGTAAAGGTCCTTTTCGGCATAGGCAAGTCTGTTCTGCGTGAAGATGGTTACGTTGCTATACAGCAGGCGATAAGAGTGCTCAAAGAGTACCCTCTCAATAAGGTCTCTATTGAGGGACATACCGATAGCGTGGGAAGTAGCGCCTATAATCAGAAATTATCGAAGATG
- a CDS encoding response regulator yields MPKKVLIVDSDIDARFLVKVHLRRFNVEFIEARNGESGLELAQSKKPDLIVMDYVLPRLSGYEMIKRIRKDKATRNIPIIIATIAGFDLQMKELNVVGYLPKPFSREQFLTVVEKALGKISLKRKEARVAPPGGQTAKVAPIKKKSEATAIMKKIVIADDDEDVRELLKSLLKDKYRVILAKDGLDLIEKVKKERPDLIICDVIMPGQSGYKSVKRLREKPEFLNLPVIFNSGLVKDKELYETLKPEGPSYFISKPFGKKVLLDKIEEMLNK; encoded by the coding sequence ATGCCCAAGAAAGTACTTATTGTAGATAGTGATATTGATGCAAGGTTCTTAGTGAAGGTGCATTTGAGAAGATTCAATGTTGAATTTATCGAAGCCAGAAATGGAGAGTCGGGGCTGGAACTTGCCCAATCAAAGAAGCCCGATTTAATTGTAATGGATTATGTCCTGCCCAGGTTGAGCGGCTACGAGATGATAAAGAGAATTCGGAAGGACAAGGCTACCAGAAATATCCCTATAATTATAGCCACAATAGCAGGGTTCGACCTGCAGATGAAGGAATTGAACGTTGTAGGGTATCTTCCCAAACCTTTCTCTCGAGAACAATTTTTAACAGTAGTGGAGAAAGCCTTAGGAAAGATATCCCTTAAAAGGAAGGAAGCCAGAGTAGCCCCTCCAGGTGGTCAAACTGCAAAGGTAGCTCCTATCAAAAAGAAAAGTGAGGCTACAGCCATAATGAAAAAGATTGTTATAGCAGATGATGATGAAGATGTGAGAGAGTTATTGAAAAGTTTACTCAAAGATAAATATCGAGTAATCCTGGCTAAAGATGGGCTGGATTTGATAGAAAAAGTCAAAAAAGAGAGACCTGACTTAATCATCTGTGATGTGATTATGCCCGGGCAGAGCGGCTATAAGAGTGTTAAAAGGTTAAGGGAGAAGCCTGAATTTCTCAATCTGCCCGTAATCTTTAATTCGGGTTTAGTTAAAGATAAAGAGTTATACGAGACCTTAAAGCCAGAAGGCCCGAGCTATTTCATAAGCAAACCATTCGGAAAGAAGGTCCTTTTAGATAAAATAGAAGAAATGTTAAATAAATAG
- a CDS encoding FecR domain-containing protein — protein sequence MWLMGKKATILIITLMAILSLFTLSQAQEERVELIEVTVKKGDTLHKFADIYLRDPSRWPEIYKYNKDLVENPNIILPAMKIKVPIGLLKDEIADIIRIRNNVRTRKRGESEWERAVLRMRLFSEDGIRTLSDSLAHIEFIKGEIIRLGENSLVILRPEEKEETVELLSGELRASEARVLTASAVVEPQISPTLAKPDFKTKIKKDKTTLVSVYKGKVDLIAQGERVTINEGFMSQAKLDYAPEKPIALPPPPDLNQAKEELAKKPAAPELGEQEVVEEEINLEETLTVLDFSEKKRRLGIKYLHLQVASDPGFMDILEDKRLESIEEYQRRRLPDGEYFWRVSYVYEDEFESKYSPVRSFTVVTIPPGLEISSPQEGEKIPDEFIKVKGRTDEGCIVRVNDKRVYVNEEGKFFTVVHLTLGKNIITVQSQDEKGNVAIVKREIEAVHPKKRSFWGGAGIAITIGIMAVILISVL from the coding sequence ATGTGGTTGATGGGGAAGAAGGCAACCATTCTAATTATTACTCTTATGGCTATTCTGTCTCTCTTTACCCTATCTCAAGCTCAGGAGGAGAGGGTTGAGCTTATCGAAGTAACTGTAAAGAAAGGAGATACACTACACAAGTTTGCTGATATATATCTACGAGACCCATCACGGTGGCCAGAGATTTACAAATATAATAAAGACCTGGTGGAAAATCCTAATATCATCCTTCCCGCAATGAAAATTAAAGTTCCCATCGGTTTACTGAAAGATGAGATTGCCGACATAATCCGTATAAGGAACAACGTGCGTACCCGGAAAAGGGGAGAATCGGAATGGGAGAGGGCGGTTCTCCGTATGAGGCTCTTCTCTGAAGATGGAATCAGAACTCTTTCTGACTCTCTCGCTCATATAGAATTTATAAAGGGCGAGATCATCAGGTTAGGGGAGAACTCACTGGTTATTCTTAGACCGGAAGAGAAAGAGGAGACAGTGGAGTTACTTTCCGGAGAGTTGAGAGCATCAGAGGCAAGAGTTCTCACTGCTTCTGCAGTAGTTGAACCCCAAATCTCACCTACGCTTGCCAAACCCGATTTCAAAACAAAGATAAAGAAGGACAAGACGACCCTGGTATCTGTTTACAAGGGGAAAGTGGACCTCATAGCCCAGGGAGAGAGAGTGACAATTAATGAAGGATTTATGTCTCAGGCAAAATTGGATTACGCTCCGGAAAAACCTATCGCCTTGCCGCCCCCGCCTGACCTGAACCAGGCTAAGGAAGAGCTGGCAAAGAAACCAGCAGCTCCTGAGTTAGGTGAACAGGAAGTGGTAGAAGAAGAGATTAATTTGGAGGAGACTCTTACTGTCCTCGATTTCTCTGAAAAGAAGAGAAGACTGGGGATAAAATATCTCCATCTTCAGGTCGCTTCTGACCCCGGATTTATGGATATCCTCGAAGATAAGAGATTGGAAAGTATCGAAGAGTACCAGAGGAGGAGACTTCCCGATGGTGAATATTTCTGGAGGGTCTCTTATGTTTATGAAGACGAGTTCGAGAGTAAATATTCTCCAGTCAGAAGTTTTACAGTGGTTACTATTCCTCCCGGGTTAGAGATATCTTCTCCCCAAGAAGGAGAAAAAATCCCAGATGAGTTCATTAAAGTAAAGGGCAGGACAGATGAAGGTTGCATAGTAAGAGTGAATGATAAACGCGTATACGTTAATGAGGAAGGAAAATTTTTCACTGTAGTACATTTAACCTTGGGAAAAAATATAATTACTGTTCAATCTCAAGATGAAAAGGGCAATGTAGCTATAGTAAAGAGAGAAATAGAAGCAGTCCATCCAAAGAAGAGAAGCTTCTGGGGTGGGGCAGGGATTGCGATTACCATAGGTATAATGGCAGTTATTTTAATAAGTGTCCTTTAG